In the Candidatus Binatia bacterium genome, one interval contains:
- a CDS encoding c-type cytochrome, producing MKVKQLLGVAAVALACGAVGAAWATSVAAADDVPAATMTEAEGIFKTRCSTCHGPTGKGDGPASAGLNPKPRDMSDAAWQKSVTDDAIEKIIKSGGPAVGKSPLMPGNPDLANKPEVIKALRIIVRNQGKAS from the coding sequence ATGAAAGTGAAGCAATTGCTGGGTGTGGCGGCCGTTGCCCTCGCCTGCGGTGCGGTGGGTGCGGCATGGGCCACCTCGGTCGCTGCCGCGGACGATGTGCCGGCGGCAACGATGACGGAAGCCGAAGGCATCTTCAAGACGCGATGCAGCACGTGTCACGGGCCAACCGGCAAGGGCGACGGGCCAGCATCCGCGGGGCTGAACCCGAAGCCGCGCGACATGAGCGATGCGGCGTGGCAGAAGTCGGTCACCGACGACGCCATCGAGAAGATCATCAAGAGTGGGGGTCCGGCCGTCGGCAAGAGCCCACTCATGCCAGGAAACCCCGACCTCGCCAACAAGCCCGAAGTCATCAAGGCCCTGCGGATCATCGTCCGTAATCAGGGCAAGGCGAGCTGA
- a CDS encoding nitroreductase family protein yields the protein MELKEVIGRRRSMRFLRPYKPVEREKIQKMLEAARLASFWGNVQALRAVVIERATAPPKVVAALPAGTAIGGFQFRMAPVVIVWTLDWSLLSVQGNRLHELVDAGALGVDLEKSHNYLDSTLIPFFSAAMDGIKQGGITELDCGQGIAQATLVAYEEGLGTCLLGCPNDRKLRRALGLPDHVKVLVLQTVGYPAEDPEGGGQRPRLPFEERFSLNSWDNPFPRDPAVVKELEAARMLCRPAPLPYRREELGFLQHQYGLAEVFGDEVPNIIQEMMTPDTESGEAK from the coding sequence ATGGAACTCAAGGAAGTGATCGGTCGTCGGCGTTCGATGCGGTTCCTGCGGCCGTACAAGCCGGTCGAGCGCGAGAAGATCCAGAAGATGCTCGAAGCGGCTCGCCTCGCCTCGTTCTGGGGCAATGTTCAGGCCCTGCGCGCGGTGGTGATCGAGCGCGCCACGGCGCCGCCCAAGGTGGTCGCCGCCCTGCCGGCCGGCACCGCCATCGGCGGCTTCCAGTTCCGCATGGCTCCGGTGGTTATCGTCTGGACACTCGACTGGTCGCTGCTTTCGGTTCAGGGTAATCGCCTGCACGAGTTGGTCGATGCTGGGGCCCTCGGCGTCGACCTCGAGAAAAGCCACAACTACCTCGACTCGACGCTCATTCCGTTCTTCAGCGCCGCGATGGATGGCATCAAGCAGGGCGGCATCACCGAGCTCGACTGCGGCCAGGGAATCGCACAGGCAACCCTGGTCGCCTACGAAGAGGGACTGGGAACCTGCCTGCTCGGCTGCCCGAACGATCGCAAACTGCGGCGCGCCCTCGGACTGCCCGACCATGTGAAGGTGCTCGTTCTTCAGACCGTCGGCTACCCGGCTGAAGATCCGGAGGGGGGCGGTCAGCGCCCGCGGTTGCCGTTCGAGGAGCGGTTCTCGCTGAACAGTTGGGACAATCCGTTTCCTCGCGACCCCGCAGTCGTAAAGGAGCTGGAGGCTGCCAGGATGCTCTGCCGGCCCGCACCGCTGCCGTATCGCCGCGAGGAACTCGGTTTCCTGCAGCACCAGTACGGTCTGGCGGAAGTGTTCGGCGACGAAGTCCCGAACATCATTCAGGAGATGATGACGCCGGATACCGAGAGCGGCGAGGCGAAGTAG
- a CDS encoding cell envelope biogenesis protein OmpA, which yields MKLRKSLVGLAAVVALAGCASQPPHPVLYPNAYFDKVGQVQAKADIAYCEALANQYIQTRPQAETVGKDTLVGGAAGGAIGAIGGAIAGDPGTGAAIGAATGVAGGLLYGLFEANEPPPTWSAFVERCLEKKGYDPIGWQ from the coding sequence ATGAAACTGCGGAAATCCCTTGTCGGTTTGGCGGCGGTTGTGGCGCTGGCGGGTTGCGCATCGCAGCCGCCGCACCCTGTGCTGTACCCCAACGCGTATTTCGACAAAGTGGGGCAGGTGCAGGCAAAAGCCGACATCGCCTACTGCGAAGCGTTAGCTAATCAGTACATCCAGACCAGACCGCAGGCGGAGACGGTCGGCAAGGACACGCTCGTCGGGGGTGCGGCCGGAGGCGCGATCGGTGCGATCGGCGGCGCGATCGCCGGCGACCCGGGCACCGGCGCCGCGATCGGTGCCGCGACCGGCGTGGCCGGCGGACTCCTCTACGGGCTGTTCGAGGCGAACGAGCCACCGCCGACATGGAGTGCATTCGTCGAGCGTTGCCTCGAAAAGAAAGGCTACGATCCGATCGGCTGGCAGTAA
- a CDS encoding DUF3426 domain-containing protein, protein MVPDTEEEFTLGTGTEQQPQSLDSDGDPPPVERMSPRTDGETSALALPARAAPMLTPAATPPPDMIEEAPFVIGIGEPPRRGRRGRDPQMADDDRGKMVAILWFVGVVTVGYAVLAAALAASPGLTEQWVGNLPWIGSLRDDRLLTRKVTLSEVDGMYQRIRDGKDVFVISGKAMNTAPVPLQGVQISGRLFDAAGMGLDEKVIHCGNVISTRVLKDLTPRELSVLQKLNPPSRFTIEPGASSTFVIVFMDPPKGAVSFSAQVVAAHRQV, encoded by the coding sequence GTGGTCCCGGACACGGAAGAGGAGTTCACCCTCGGGACGGGGACAGAGCAACAACCGCAGTCCCTCGACAGCGATGGCGATCCGCCTCCGGTGGAGCGCATGTCGCCCCGGACCGACGGCGAGACGTCGGCGCTCGCGCTGCCGGCCAGGGCCGCACCCATGTTAACGCCGGCGGCGACACCGCCGCCGGACATGATCGAGGAAGCCCCCTTCGTAATTGGCATCGGCGAGCCGCCCAGGCGCGGACGGCGTGGGCGGGATCCACAAATGGCGGACGACGATCGGGGCAAGATGGTGGCCATTCTCTGGTTCGTCGGCGTGGTAACCGTCGGGTACGCCGTGCTGGCCGCGGCGTTGGCTGCCAGCCCTGGACTCACGGAGCAATGGGTGGGCAACCTTCCCTGGATCGGAAGTCTGCGCGACGATCGCCTGCTGACCCGCAAGGTCACGCTGTCCGAGGTGGACGGCATGTACCAGCGCATCCGGGACGGCAAGGACGTCTTCGTGATCAGCGGCAAGGCTATGAACACCGCCCCGGTACCGTTACAGGGCGTGCAAATCTCGGGACGCCTCTTTGACGCGGCCGGTATGGGTCTGGACGAGAAGGTTATTCATTGCGGCAACGTCATTTCGACGCGTGTCTTGAAGGACCTCACGCCACGCGAACTCTCCGTACTCCAGAAGCTGAATCCGCCGAGCCGCTTCACGATCGAGCCGGGAGCGTCGTCGACGTTCGTGATCGTCTTCATGGACCCGCCGAAAGGAGCGGTGTCGTTCTCGGCGCAGGTGGTTGCGGCCCACCGTCAGGTTTGA
- a CDS encoding AAA family ATPase gives MQDLQFVFPPFRLDPASQQLWHGEALVALRPKLFAVLRYLVENSGRLVTRAELCRAVWPATAISESVVRGTIRELREVLGDEAAAARFIETVPHRGYRFVASVTSRRAARGDSRAGPEEAPGGGSLLRDLPLTGRDRDLSCLQQWLDLASRGSRQVVFVTGEPGIGKTTLVDAFLGAAAAAGNVAVVRGQCVEQYGSGEAYLPVLEALGQLCRRSDGAQTLGVLSRHAPNWLVQMPGLLGDPELEALQRRVQGATRERMLRELADAIDLLTAERTLVLLLEDLHWSDYSTLDVVSFLAQRRTPARLMVLGTYRPADVIVSDHPLKAIKQELRVHEQCEELPLRCLTGGEVDRYLAARFPGGHLPPGLGAAIHHSTEGNPLFVVNVVNYWLSEGLLVDAGGRLRLMARLDEVAARVPDSLRQMIEKQIGRLTSEECRVLEVAGVAGADFTTAVVAAGLADDGERVEERCERLAQRQQFLRARGTESLADGTVTGRYGFLHALYRQVFYERVGAARRVRLHRRIGDWEEQAHGREAGQIAVELAMHFERGHDTERALHYLTRAGDNALRRSAHPEAVGLFTRGLDLLMTLPETPERTGHEIALRSMLGAALGVMKGYAATEVGNALQRAFELCQQATEPPQVFPVVAGLWAFRYQRGELRAAEELTERLFRVAQSTADAALLLWAHALKGLTLSMLGQLSPAVRHLDEGIALYDPQLHGPDRTRVGAQDPKVLCLSFAATTLWRLGYPDEARRRVDEALAWAQELSHPFSLAFGLGHGGAGVGIFIRDMSAVRAHTDVLAQVCEKEGFRYWLGWGRVWRGRALAEEGEPESAIRIMHEGMATVQQTGAWLAIPYVLGQLAEVHGMAGQIAAGLELLLQARSLIEATGERWYEAEIHRLMGELLLQAADPAHPAVPIPKRTGRTAAAPAASARRRAVTRLHETVETHFRTALDVARRQQARSLELRAVMSLSRLWEQQGKRRQARESLADVYGWFTEGFDTPDLRDARALLAALA, from the coding sequence ATGCAGGACTTGCAGTTCGTTTTCCCTCCCTTCAGGTTGGACCCCGCCAGCCAGCAACTCTGGCATGGAGAGGCGCTCGTCGCACTTCGTCCGAAGCTCTTTGCCGTCCTGCGCTATCTGGTGGAGAACTCCGGCCGCCTGGTGACCCGGGCGGAATTGTGCAGGGCGGTCTGGCCGGCAACGGCGATCAGCGAAAGCGTGGTTCGCGGCACGATTCGCGAGTTGCGCGAGGTGCTGGGGGACGAGGCCGCCGCCGCCCGTTTCATCGAGACCGTTCCGCATCGGGGCTACCGATTTGTCGCCTCGGTGACCAGCCGGCGGGCGGCTCGCGGCGATTCTCGTGCCGGCCCGGAGGAAGCACCGGGCGGCGGTTCGTTGCTCAGGGACTTACCCCTGACCGGTCGAGACCGCGATCTCTCCTGCCTGCAGCAATGGCTCGATCTGGCCAGTCGAGGAAGCCGACAAGTCGTCTTCGTCACCGGAGAGCCCGGGATCGGCAAGACGACACTCGTGGATGCCTTCCTCGGTGCAGCCGCCGCGGCGGGAAACGTCGCGGTCGTGCGCGGGCAATGTGTCGAGCAATACGGGTCCGGCGAGGCGTACTTGCCGGTGCTCGAAGCGCTGGGGCAACTCTGCCGCCGGTCCGATGGCGCGCAGACGCTCGGCGTCTTGAGCCGGCATGCCCCGAACTGGTTGGTGCAGATGCCCGGGCTGCTTGGTGACCCGGAGCTGGAGGCACTGCAACGACGGGTGCAAGGGGCAACCCGCGAGCGCATGCTGCGCGAGCTGGCGGACGCAATAGACCTCCTGACGGCGGAGCGAACCCTGGTGCTCCTGCTGGAGGACCTGCACTGGAGCGATTACTCGACGCTGGATGTAGTCTCGTTCCTGGCGCAACGGCGAACGCCGGCGCGGTTGATGGTGCTCGGCACGTATCGCCCGGCCGACGTGATCGTGAGCGACCATCCGCTCAAGGCGATCAAACAGGAATTGCGTGTCCACGAGCAATGCGAGGAGCTACCGCTGCGGTGTCTGACGGGCGGCGAAGTGGACCGGTATCTGGCGGCCAGGTTTCCCGGCGGGCATCTACCGCCCGGACTTGGGGCGGCCATTCACCACAGTACGGAGGGTAACCCGTTGTTCGTGGTCAACGTGGTGAACTACTGGCTGAGCGAGGGCCTGCTGGTCGACGCCGGCGGTCGACTGCGGTTGATGGCAAGGCTCGATGAGGTTGCGGCCCGCGTACCCGATAGCCTGCGTCAGATGATCGAGAAGCAGATCGGCCGGCTTACTTCAGAGGAGTGCCGTGTGCTCGAGGTTGCCGGCGTGGCCGGCGCCGATTTCACCACTGCCGTGGTTGCGGCGGGACTCGCCGATGACGGTGAGCGAGTCGAAGAGCGGTGCGAACGGCTGGCGCAGCGCCAACAGTTCCTCCGCGCCCGGGGCACCGAGTCCCTAGCCGACGGAACCGTGACCGGTCGCTACGGGTTCCTTCACGCGCTGTATCGGCAGGTGTTCTACGAGCGCGTCGGGGCCGCCCGGCGGGTGCGCCTGCATCGTCGCATCGGCGACTGGGAAGAGCAGGCCCACGGGCGAGAGGCCGGCCAGATCGCTGTCGAGTTGGCGATGCATTTCGAGCGTGGGCACGACACCGAGCGGGCGCTGCACTATCTGACTCGGGCCGGGGACAACGCTTTGCGGCGTTCCGCTCATCCGGAAGCGGTCGGTCTGTTCACCAGAGGGTTGGATCTCCTGATGACGTTACCGGAAACCCCGGAGCGTACGGGTCACGAGATCGCGCTGCGGAGCATGCTTGGCGCCGCATTGGGCGTCATGAAAGGCTATGCGGCGACGGAAGTGGGAAACGCCCTCCAGCGGGCGTTCGAGTTGTGCCAACAGGCGACTGAGCCTCCGCAGGTCTTTCCGGTGGTGGCCGGTCTGTGGGCGTTCCGGTATCAGCGCGGGGAACTGCGGGCGGCCGAGGAGTTGACGGAGCGGCTCTTCCGCGTCGCCCAATCCACCGCGGACGCGGCGCTCTTGTTGTGGGCTCACGCGTTGAAGGGTCTGACGTTGTCGATGCTCGGACAATTGTCGCCGGCCGTGCGGCATCTGGACGAGGGGATTGCGCTGTACGATCCGCAACTCCACGGACCGGATCGGACACGGGTCGGCGCGCAGGACCCGAAGGTGCTCTGCCTTTCCTTCGCCGCCACGACGCTCTGGCGTCTTGGGTATCCGGACGAGGCGCGGCGGCGGGTCGACGAGGCGCTCGCCTGGGCGCAGGAGCTGTCCCACCCGTTTAGCCTGGCGTTTGGCCTCGGCCACGGCGGCGCCGGGGTCGGAATCTTCATTCGGGATATGTCCGCAGTGCGGGCACACACCGACGTGCTCGCGCAGGTTTGCGAGAAGGAGGGGTTCCGGTACTGGCTCGGCTGGGGTCGTGTCTGGCGGGGCCGCGCGTTGGCCGAGGAGGGCGAACCGGAGTCGGCCATCCGGATAATGCACGAAGGCATGGCCACCGTGCAGCAGACCGGCGCCTGGCTGGCGATCCCGTATGTCCTGGGTCAGCTGGCCGAGGTGCACGGGATGGCGGGGCAGATTGCCGCAGGGCTGGAGTTGCTGTTGCAGGCACGCTCGCTGATCGAGGCTACGGGCGAGCGATGGTACGAGGCGGAGATCCATCGGCTCATGGGAGAGCTCCTGCTCCAGGCGGCGGATCCCGCGCACCCCGCGGTTCCCATTCCGAAGCGGACCGGACGAACGGCGGCTGCCCCGGCCGCGTCGGCGCGTCGCCGGGCGGTCACCCGCCTGCACGAAACCGTCGAGACCCACTTTCGCACCGCCCTGGACGTGGCTCGACGGCAGCAGGCCAGATCGCTCGAACTTCGCGCCGTCATGAGTTTGAGTCGATTGTGGGAGCAACAGGGTAAACGGCGCCAGGCCCGCGAGAGCCTGGCTGACGTTTACGGCTGGTTCACCGAGGGGTTCGACACCCCCGATCTACGTGACGCCCGAGCGCTGCTCGCCGCGCTCGCCTGA
- the tatA gene encoding twin-arginine translocase TatA/TatE family subunit: MFGFGMGEILLVLVIVLIIFGVGKLPELGEGIGRGIRNFRKQMKAPDEIDITPKPEETGDENRKRQT; the protein is encoded by the coding sequence ATGTTTGGATTCGGCATGGGCGAGATCCTGCTCGTCCTGGTGATCGTCCTGATCATCTTCGGTGTCGGCAAGTTGCCCGAACTTGGCGAGGGGATCGGCCGCGGCATTCGCAACTTCCGCAAGCAGATGAAGGCGCCGGACGAGATCGATATCACTCCCAAGCCCGAAGAGACCGGCGACGAAAACCGCAAGCGTCAAACCTGA
- a CDS encoding nucleoside deaminase — MAGNRKFAEEATRLAIEAVEKGWGGPFGAVIVKDGEIVGRGQNRVLLTGCPVYHAEITAIVDACARLNPKALLGSEYHAGTVLETVPRSPGSSDPVPMRARMLQGCEIYINGAPCPMCMSAIYWSRIDRVYFGASLEQTREIGFDDAFQYEDFAQPWDKRRIEIVPGFAADVCLEAYRVWMNKPDRHPY, encoded by the coding sequence ATGGCTGGCAACCGGAAATTCGCCGAGGAGGCCACGCGCCTGGCGATCGAGGCCGTCGAGAAGGGTTGGGGAGGGCCGTTTGGCGCGGTGATCGTCAAAGACGGCGAGATCGTCGGACGCGGGCAGAACCGCGTCCTGCTTACCGGTTGCCCGGTTTACCATGCCGAGATCACGGCGATCGTCGACGCCTGCGCCAGATTGAATCCGAAGGCACTGCTCGGCAGCGAGTACCACGCCGGAACCGTCCTGGAGACGGTGCCGCGTTCCCCGGGGTCGTCCGACCCGGTGCCGATGCGCGCCCGCATGCTCCAGGGTTGCGAGATCTACATCAACGGCGCCCCCTGCCCGATGTGCATGAGCGCGATCTACTGGTCGCGTATCGACCGGGTGTACTTCGGCGCCAGCCTCGAGCAGACCCGCGAGATCGGTTTCGACGACGCCTTCCAGTACGAAGACTTCGCCCAGCCGTGGGACAAGCGGCGGATCGAGATCGTTCCGGGGTTCGCGGCAGACGTCTGTCTGGAGGCTTACCGGGTCTGGATGAACAAGCCGGATCGCCATCCGTATTGA
- a CDS encoding glycosyltransferase family 2 protein codes for MGNAKESKSAPSAVQALSVVLPAYNEEPNIERVVGECANYLDSRLPDYELVVVDDGSADRTGEILRRLTTTFPRLRPQHHEQNRGYGAALRTGFAAATKPFVFYMDGDGQFDIRDLDLLLPLVTDDRNIVTGYRIERSDPFIRRLNARLFGGFLVRVMLGVHVRDLNCAFKIIPKRILDSIALESTGALINAELYGRAVRRGFGIKEVGVHHYPRTAGVQTGAHISVIARAFYDLFRLRQKIVREG; via the coding sequence ATGGGGAACGCAAAGGAAAGCAAATCCGCGCCGTCGGCCGTGCAAGCACTGTCGGTCGTACTGCCCGCTTATAACGAAGAGCCGAACATCGAGCGGGTGGTCGGCGAGTGCGCCAACTACCTGGACTCGCGGTTGCCCGACTACGAACTCGTCGTCGTCGATGACGGCAGCGCCGATAGGACCGGCGAGATCCTGCGGCGCCTGACCACGACGTTCCCCCGTTTGCGGCCGCAACATCACGAGCAAAACCGTGGCTACGGCGCGGCACTGCGAACCGGCTTTGCCGCCGCCACCAAGCCCTTCGTATTCTACATGGACGGCGACGGCCAGTTCGACATCCGCGATCTGGACCTCCTGCTGCCGCTGGTAACCGACGATCGCAACATCGTCACGGGCTACCGCATCGAACGCAGCGACCCGTTCATTCGCCGGCTCAACGCCCGGCTGTTCGGCGGGTTCCTCGTCCGGGTAATGCTCGGAGTCCATGTGCGCGATCTGAACTGTGCCTTCAAGATCATTCCCAAGCGCATCCTCGACAGCATCGCCCTCGAGTCCACGGGCGCGTTGATCAATGCGGAACTCTACGGGCGCGCGGTACGCCGCGGCTTCGGAATCAAGGAAGTCGGCGTGCATCACTATCCTCGCACGGCCGGTGTTCAGACCGGCGCGCACATCTCGGTCATCGCGCGCGCCTTCTACGATCTGTTCAGGTTGCGACAGAAGATCGTGCGGGAAGGCTGA
- a CDS encoding Ig-like domain-containing protein, translating into MKLQPGFVSAVLILSSLGFGSSGHRTVAWAEEATCAGDCDRNEQVTVDELVTGVNIALDTMSVDQCRALDLSGDDKVTVDELVAGVRTAMAGCDAPPNRAPQASAVSFGADTATPYVEKQLIGSDPDNDAITYELVADEAGAGYSFAYVNPESGVLYLTLVPGFQGSVVLPYRVTDGQLFSAAATATLTVQAAIPSRRGGLDNIDPAEYARHPRGFYNGGVLGAPGSGPTLPSQVDLSSDYPLPGNQGNQNSCVGWALGYAIKTYQERVEHGWSLEPAERRFSPAYIYNQLNGGQDGGIPYIDGLNLVVDQGVATLARMPYDSSDFLTQPTAASRQEASRFKAKSFSVANGVLEVKNALANRLPVFMVIQLLDDIYALHGPDSVYNTFNGAWQIGHGVAAVGYDDNRYGGAFRIMNSWGQNWGDGGYFWIPYSATNHVVATAYGPTPVLTGAVVVEDLPTPQEPGPDPVDPKPTGDLPDLQVTNWLADFDGRPGGSGALQYTVTNTGVGTAPAGAYIALLVSRSPTFAAGNTLVVYEQIPFDMAPGTTAYRDAQNSIAFNFPDNLEPGRYYMAVWADVWDDIEEWNERDNISPSASQVDIVNTLPDMQIVSWYATWNEWGMGALTYELANYGASTAPAGWTISLALSPNDVIGDGDDTLLFSEPAGFAVDPGTTLYRDESAAAGFLLYFDQFGNRVPDGVYYIAMWLDPNNWLTESNEINNASLSWGTIGIDGGNGMSAESSASAATGATGPGAAYNGKTLPARQELLRRVRLGTTPEGGRRMEFLDTGAAAGVGPRVKAAAPRRWSKVARAAQQIISPVAEMKPMPGGK; encoded by the coding sequence ATGAAACTGCAGCCAGGGTTTGTCAGCGCGGTCCTGATCCTGTCGTCACTCGGCTTCGGATCGTCGGGCCACCGCACCGTTGCCTGGGCCGAAGAAGCCACCTGCGCCGGCGACTGCGACCGGAACGAGCAGGTGACCGTCGACGAACTCGTCACCGGGGTCAACATCGCGCTCGATACCATGTCGGTCGATCAGTGTCGCGCACTCGATCTGAGCGGTGACGACAAGGTGACGGTCGACGAACTGGTCGCCGGGGTGCGCACGGCAATGGCAGGGTGCGACGCGCCGCCCAATCGCGCGCCGCAGGCGAGCGCGGTCTCCTTCGGCGCCGACACCGCTACTCCCTATGTCGAGAAGCAACTGATCGGCTCCGATCCCGACAACGACGCCATTACCTACGAGTTGGTCGCGGACGAGGCGGGCGCCGGCTACAGCTTCGCGTACGTGAATCCTGAATCGGGCGTCCTTTACCTTACCCTGGTGCCGGGATTTCAGGGCTCGGTCGTGTTGCCGTACCGGGTCACCGACGGGCAGCTTTTCAGCGCCGCCGCCACCGCGACACTTACCGTGCAGGCGGCCATCCCGTCCCGCAGGGGCGGCCTCGACAACATCGATCCGGCAGAGTACGCCCGACACCCACGCGGTTTCTACAACGGAGGCGTTCTGGGCGCGCCCGGAAGCGGTCCGACCCTGCCCTCACAGGTCGATCTCAGCAGCGACTATCCCCTGCCGGGCAATCAGGGGAACCAGAACAGTTGCGTTGGCTGGGCGCTCGGCTACGCGATCAAGACTTACCAGGAGCGCGTCGAGCACGGCTGGTCGCTCGAACCCGCCGAGCGCCGCTTCAGCCCGGCCTACATCTACAACCAGCTCAATGGAGGACAGGATGGCGGCATCCCGTACATCGACGGCCTCAATCTCGTGGTCGATCAGGGCGTCGCTACGCTCGCCCGTATGCCCTACGACTCGAGCGATTTTCTGACCCAGCCGACCGCCGCATCGCGTCAAGAAGCGTCGCGGTTCAAGGCCAAGAGTTTCAGCGTCGCTAACGGCGTGCTGGAAGTGAAAAACGCGCTCGCGAATCGCCTGCCCGTATTCATGGTCATTCAGCTGCTCGACGACATCTACGCCCTGCACGGACCGGATTCCGTGTACAACACGTTCAACGGCGCCTGGCAGATCGGTCATGGGGTCGCCGCCGTCGGCTACGACGACAACCGTTACGGCGGTGCGTTCCGGATCATGAATTCATGGGGACAAAACTGGGGCGACGGCGGATATTTCTGGATCCCCTACTCAGCGACAAATCACGTCGTCGCCACAGCCTATGGGCCGACTCCGGTGCTTACCGGCGCAGTCGTCGTCGAGGACTTACCCACCCCGCAAGAGCCGGGGCCGGACCCGGTGGACCCGAAACCCACCGGGGACTTGCCAGACCTGCAGGTTACCAACTGGCTGGCGGATTTCGACGGCAGGCCGGGTGGTTCCGGAGCACTGCAGTACACTGTCACCAACACGGGCGTGGGGACCGCTCCGGCGGGCGCCTACATTGCGCTGCTTGTGTCGCGGAGCCCGACGTTTGCGGCGGGCAATACGTTGGTCGTGTACGAGCAGATCCCGTTCGATATGGCGCCGGGAACCACGGCGTATCGCGACGCACAGAACTCCATCGCATTCAACTTTCCGGACAACCTGGAGCCCGGCCGGTACTACATGGCGGTCTGGGCAGATGTTTGGGACGACATCGAGGAGTGGAACGAAAGGGACAACATCTCGCCCTCGGCGTCGCAAGTCGACATCGTCAATACGTTGCCCGACATGCAAATCGTCAGTTGGTACGCGACCTGGAACGAGTGGGGGATGGGCGCGCTCACCTATGAACTCGCCAACTACGGTGCCAGCACCGCCCCTGCGGGCTGGACCATCTCACTCGCATTGAGTCCGAACGACGTGATCGGCGACGGCGACGACACGCTACTGTTCTCGGAACCGGCCGGCTTCGCGGTCGACCCGGGCACGACTCTGTACCGCGACGAGTCGGCGGCGGCAGGCTTCCTCCTCTACTTCGACCAGTTCGGCAACCGGGTTCCGGACGGCGTGTACTACATCGCGATGTGGTTGGACCCTAACAATTGGCTGACCGAGTCGAACGAGATCAACAACGCGTCTCTGTCGTGGGGAACGATCGGCATTGATGGTGGCAACGGTATGAGCGCGGAATCGTCGGCAAGCGCGGCTACCGGCGCGACGGGTCCGGGCGCGGCTTACAACGGCAAGACGTTGCCCGCGCGGCAGGAGCTTCTGCGCCGGGTGCGCCTCGGCACCACACCCGAAGGGGGCCGTCGCATGGAGTTCCTCGATACGGGAGCGGCCGCCGGCGTCGGCCCGCGCGTCAAGGCCGCTGCCCCGCGCCGGTGGTCGAAGGTGGCGCGCGCCGCTCAGCAGATAATCTCCCCGGTGGCGGAGATGAAACCGATGCCCGGCGGCAAGTGA
- a CDS encoding acyl-CoA/acyl-ACP dehydrogenase encodes MGFLEYDLSVGAEVRELQQAARRFAMEVMRPAGLAIDRLPAAAAAAPESPLFSVLRQASALGYTRLAGPEELGGLNLSPLTSAIVLEELAFGSLGLAGTFFLSGTHANVALLTGRPEAIEAFALPYYRSNDASIRGCWAITEPDHGSDTLGVMRPELVVKLPGQVVARRDGDQWILRGQKSAWVSNGPIATHAMLNVHLEPEAGMDRGGICLLPLDLPGVSHGPALEKHGLRSLPQGPLYFDDVRVPRWSMVIEADGYAAYMENHLSAFNAGVGIITTGLARAAYEAALAYTGERVQGGRPIFEHQSVRARLFRMFQLVQASRTLARNVWVYNTTQIATGGRAALEHSIAAKVFCTQAAHEVATLAVQLHGGNGMTREYPVEMFLRDATALTVADGENSFLAQIGASLLAESRGGQ; translated from the coding sequence GTGGGCTTTCTGGAATACGATCTTTCCGTCGGTGCCGAGGTACGCGAACTGCAGCAGGCGGCGCGCCGGTTCGCAATGGAGGTGATGCGGCCCGCGGGGCTGGCCATCGATCGTCTGCCAGCGGCCGCGGCGGCCGCTCCCGAATCGCCGCTGTTCTCGGTGCTGCGTCAGGCTTCCGCCCTCGGCTACACGCGGCTCGCCGGCCCGGAGGAACTCGGTGGCCTGAATCTGTCGCCGCTGACGAGCGCCATCGTGCTCGAAGAGCTGGCCTTCGGCAGCCTTGGACTCGCGGGCACGTTCTTCCTCTCCGGCACACACGCCAATGTCGCCCTGCTGACCGGACGACCGGAAGCCATCGAGGCCTTTGCGCTACCGTATTACCGTTCCAACGACGCTTCGATCCGCGGTTGCTGGGCGATCACCGAGCCGGATCACGGCTCGGACACACTCGGGGTCATGCGGCCCGAGCTGGTCGTGAAGTTACCCGGTCAGGTGGTGGCGCGCCGCGACGGCGACCAATGGATCTTGCGCGGCCAGAAGTCGGCGTGGGTTTCTAACGGCCCGATCGCGACCCACGCCATGCTGAACGTGCACCTCGAACCGGAGGCCGGGATGGACCGCGGCGGGATCTGCCTGCTGCCGCTCGATCTGCCCGGTGTCTCGCACGGCCCGGCACTCGAAAAGCATGGCCTGCGGTCGTTGCCGCAAGGGCCGCTGTATTTTGACGATGTGCGGGTGCCTCGCTGGAGTATGGTGATCGAGGCCGACGGGTACGCCGCCTACATGGAAAACCACCTCTCCGCTTTCAACGCCGGCGTCGGCATAATCACTACCGGGCTGGCGCGCGCCGCGTACGAAGCCGCGCTGGCGTATACGGGGGAGCGCGTCCAGGGCGGCCGACCAATCTTCGAACATCAGTCCGTGCGCGCGCGGCTGTTCCGGATGTTTCAGCTCGTGCAGGCGTCGCGAACGCTGGCGCGCAACGTCTGGGTCTATAACACAACCCAAATCGCTACCGGTGGCCGAGCCGCTCTCGAACACTCGATCGCCGCCAAGGTCTTCTGCACCCAGGCTGCCCACGAAGTGGCGACGCTGGCCGTACAGCTCCACGGCGGCAACGGCATGACCCGGGAGTACCCCGTGGAGATGTTCCTGCGCGACGCCACCGCACTGACCGTTGCCGATGGCGAAAACTCCTTCCTCGCGCAGATCGGCGCGTCGCTGCTCGCGGAGAGCCGCGGGGGACAATGA